The Solanum lycopersicum chromosome 9, SLM_r2.1 genome window below encodes:
- the LOC138338508 gene encoding uncharacterized protein, translated as MGDLQEGFFDRLFYREKREAKVEEFINFFIKDEMSYFLTGLSDDLKEKCLSAMLHDNMIISHLMAHAQQVEEPTVRRKSRDSNKVYDDRVSNRKSQKGRGTSAPIKNPTFSMCGKNHFGDCLVEIDNCFCCGKSANKGRYCPNLKVQDKGSDQAQASGSNVAKKCKEIVL; from the exons gatcttcaagaaggTTTTTTTGATAGGTTATTTTATCGGGAGAAGAGGGAAGCCAaagtggaagaattcatcaatttcTTCATCAA ggatgaaatgagctACTTTTTGACGGGATTATCGGATGACTTGAAAGAAAAATGTCTttcggctatgctacatgataatatgatcatttctcatctcatggctcatgctcaacaagtggaagagccAACGGTTAGGAGGAAGAGTAGGGATTCCAATAAG GTGtatgatgatagggtgtctaaccgtAAGTCTCAAAAGGGAAGGGGTACTAGTGCACCAATTAAGAATCCAACTTTTTCAATGTGTGGCAAGAACCATTTTGGTGATTGCCTCGTTGAAATAGACAATTGCTTTTGTTGTGGGAAGAGTGCCAACAAGGGGAGGTATTGCCCAAATTTGAAGgttcaagacaagggtagtgatcaagctcaagcaagtggttctaatgtTGCAAAAAAGTGTaaagaaattgtcctataa